Proteins from one Mycobacterium sp. HUMS_12744610 genomic window:
- a CDS encoding iron-containing redox enzyme family protein, which yields MTRAPIIAEPALPAAHGPLSTAVRLALTGPPSFDHLTRIGSGARDSDPYGLDLQLALCMCYELHYRGFAGVDPAWEWNPALLGLRGELERVFLAGVRRDVGPIEPGRSAATEMEALTVEPPGGTGPSYHLRDNGTWQQMREYFVHRSLYHLKEGDPHAWAIPRLTGGAKAAFVAVEYDEYGAGQGPRLHQQLFADLLCAAGLDAAYLGYLDAVPAEALAVVNLMSLFGLHRALRGAAVGHFASIEITSPPGSRRMAEALQRMGAPAACVRFYREHVEADAVHEHVVRVNVVGDLLAREPQLEPDVVFGMRANALLEDRFAATVMAAWEQGRSSLRRPID from the coding sequence GTGACCCGTGCACCGATCATCGCCGAACCGGCCCTGCCGGCGGCCCACGGACCGTTGTCGACGGCGGTTCGCCTGGCGCTGACCGGACCGCCCTCCTTCGACCATTTGACGCGCATCGGTTCCGGTGCGCGCGATTCCGACCCTTACGGCCTGGACCTGCAGCTGGCGCTGTGCATGTGCTACGAGTTGCACTACCGCGGTTTCGCCGGCGTGGACCCCGCCTGGGAGTGGAATCCCGCGCTGCTGGGTTTGCGCGGTGAGCTCGAACGCGTGTTCCTGGCCGGCGTGCGCCGCGACGTGGGACCGATCGAACCGGGCCGCAGCGCGGCGACCGAGATGGAGGCGCTCACCGTCGAGCCGCCCGGCGGCACCGGCCCCTCATATCACCTGCGCGACAACGGAACCTGGCAGCAGATGCGCGAGTACTTCGTGCACCGTTCGCTGTACCACCTCAAGGAGGGCGACCCACACGCCTGGGCGATCCCCCGCCTGACGGGCGGCGCCAAGGCCGCGTTCGTGGCGGTCGAGTACGACGAGTACGGCGCCGGCCAGGGCCCGCGCCTACATCAGCAACTCTTCGCCGACCTGCTGTGCGCCGCCGGCCTGGACGCGGCCTACCTGGGCTACCTGGACGCTGTCCCGGCCGAGGCGCTGGCGGTGGTGAACCTGATGTCGCTGTTCGGGTTGCACCGGGCGCTGCGCGGGGCCGCGGTCGGGCACTTCGCGTCGATCGAGATCACCTCTCCGCCGGGGTCGCGGCGGATGGCCGAGGCGCTGCAGCGGATGGGCGCGCCCGCGGCCTGCGTGAGGTTCTACCGCGAGCACGTCGAGGCCGACGCGGTCCACGAGCACGTGGTGCGCGTCAACGTGGTCGGCGACCTCCTCGCGCGCGAACCGCAGCTCGAGCCCGACGTCGTCTTCGGCATGCGGGCCAACGCGCTTCTCGAAGACCGATTCGCCGCGACCGTCATGGCGGCGTGGGAGCAGGGCCGCTCGTCGTTGCGCAGGCCGATCGACTAG
- a CDS encoding glycoside hydrolase family 15 protein, whose amino-acid sequence MRLVIRFDYGSIRPWITFTEQGMRAIAGPDTLCLSTPVRLAGDHQAVVAEFEVARGEKIPFVLTHMPTHNRNAAQAEAQQALRDTEMFWRSWIDRCTYRGPWDAAVRRAVITLKALIYRPTGGVVAAATSALPEVFGGKRNWDYRYCWLRDATYTLQALLDTGYVDEAKAWRDWLVRAVAGDPSKLQIDEWRALRHRIHADVCEHGFDADRGTFTQFYGSRGLDAALLLIPRVRFLPWDDPRVVGTVEAVQRELSDNGLIVRYRPGADGDVDGIHGGECAFLACTFWLADALHGIGRRDEARALFERLLDLRNDVGLLSEQYDTDTARQLGNFPQAFSMVGLINTARHLQRDQ is encoded by the coding sequence ATGCGGTTGGTGATCCGGTTCGACTACGGCAGCATCCGGCCCTGGATCACGTTCACCGAGCAGGGAATGCGCGCGATCGCGGGTCCCGACACATTGTGCCTGTCCACCCCGGTGCGACTGGCGGGCGATCACCAGGCCGTGGTGGCCGAGTTCGAGGTGGCCCGCGGCGAGAAGATCCCGTTCGTGCTCACCCACATGCCGACGCACAATCGCAACGCCGCCCAGGCGGAGGCGCAGCAGGCCCTGCGGGACACGGAGATGTTCTGGCGAAGCTGGATCGACCGCTGCACCTACCGGGGACCCTGGGACGCGGCGGTGCGCCGTGCCGTCATCACGCTCAAGGCGCTCATCTACCGGCCGACCGGTGGGGTGGTGGCCGCGGCCACCTCAGCACTGCCCGAAGTGTTTGGCGGCAAACGCAATTGGGACTACCGGTACTGCTGGTTGCGCGACGCCACCTACACGTTGCAGGCGCTGCTGGACACCGGGTACGTCGACGAGGCCAAGGCGTGGCGGGACTGGTTGGTTCGGGCCGTCGCCGGTGACCCGTCCAAGCTGCAGATCGACGAGTGGCGGGCCCTGCGGCACCGCATCCACGCCGACGTCTGCGAACACGGCTTCGACGCCGACCGGGGAACGTTCACCCAGTTCTACGGTTCCCGCGGCCTGGATGCCGCGCTGCTGCTGATCCCGCGGGTCCGCTTCCTGCCGTGGGACGATCCGCGGGTGGTGGGCACCGTCGAGGCCGTGCAGCGCGAGCTGAGCGACAACGGCCTGATCGTGCGTTACCGGCCCGGCGCCGACGGTGACGTCGACGGCATCCACGGCGGCGAATGCGCCTTCCTGGCATGCACTTTCTGGCTGGCCGACGCCCTGCACGGCATCGGCCGCCGCGACGAGGCCCGGGCGCTGTTCGAGCGCCTGCTCGACCTGCGCAACGACGTCGGTCTGCTCAGCGAGCAGTACGACACCGACACCGCCCGCCAGCTCGGCAACTTCCCGCAGGCGTTCAGCATGGTGGGCCTGATCAACACCGCCCGCCATCTGCAGCGCGATCAGTGA
- a CDS encoding SpoIIE family protein phosphatase — protein sequence MPGETISGDQAVAIDIGGEAALFGVMDGLGHGPAAATPALRAVDALRRARSERLEVLVQLCHRVLAGTRGVAMTLARVDFTANTLTWTGVGNVTANLIARSARGIHVRSAARLTAGIVGYRIPEIQPAQVVPLRAGDLIVIASDGITDFAVEGIDFAAAAAGIAEHILVEHAKDTDDAMVLTARHRGATR from the coding sequence CTGCCCGGAGAGACCATCTCCGGCGACCAGGCGGTCGCGATCGACATCGGCGGCGAAGCCGCCTTGTTCGGTGTGATGGACGGGCTCGGCCACGGCCCGGCCGCCGCGACACCCGCGCTGCGCGCCGTCGATGCGCTGCGGCGCGCCCGCTCCGAACGCCTGGAGGTCCTGGTGCAGCTGTGCCACCGCGTGCTGGCCGGCACCCGGGGGGTCGCCATGACCCTGGCCCGGGTGGACTTCACGGCCAACACCCTGACCTGGACCGGGGTCGGCAACGTCACCGCCAACCTGATCGCCAGGTCCGCCCGCGGCATCCACGTCCGATCCGCGGCGCGCCTGACCGCGGGCATCGTCGGCTACCGCATTCCGGAGATCCAGCCCGCGCAGGTGGTGCCCCTGCGCGCCGGCGACCTGATCGTCATCGCCAGCGACGGCATCACCGACTTCGCCGTGGAGGGAATCGACTTCGCGGCGGCCGCCGCGGGCATCGCCGAACATATATTGGTCGAGCACGCCAAGGACACCGACGACGCGATGGTGCTCACCGCTCGTCACCGGGGGGCAACCAGATGA
- a CDS encoding type 1 glutamine amidotransferase domain-containing protein, producing MPEELQGRTIAILAADGVEKVELEKPRAALTGAGARVEVVSVQAGEIQARNHDLEPAGTFAVDRVVSDVSVDEFDGLVLPGGTVNPDKLRLDDRAVSFVRDFVESGKPVAAICHGPWTLVEAGIVAGRRLTSYPSIRTDLRNAGADVVDEEVVVDGNLITSRSPKDLPAFCAAILRQFARTPAG from the coding sequence ATGCCAGAGGAGTTGCAGGGCAGGACCATCGCCATCCTGGCCGCCGACGGTGTGGAGAAGGTCGAACTCGAGAAGCCGCGTGCGGCACTGACCGGTGCGGGCGCCCGGGTCGAGGTCGTGTCGGTGCAGGCCGGTGAGATCCAGGCGCGCAACCACGATCTCGAGCCGGCCGGCACGTTCGCGGTCGACCGGGTGGTGTCCGATGTCTCCGTCGACGAATTCGACGGCCTTGTCCTGCCCGGCGGGACGGTCAACCCGGACAAGCTGCGCCTCGACGACCGCGCCGTCTCGTTCGTGCGCGACTTCGTGGAGTCCGGGAAGCCGGTGGCCGCGATCTGTCACGGCCCCTGGACGCTGGTGGAGGCCGGGATCGTGGCAGGGCGCAGGCTGACGTCCTACCCGAGCATCCGCACCGACCTGCGCAACGCGGGCGCCGACGTGGTCGACGAGGAGGTCGTCGTCGACGGCAACCTGATCACCAGCCGCTCCCCGAAGGACCTGCCCGCGTTCTGCGCGGCGATCCTTCGACAGTTCGCCCGCACTCCGGCGGGCTGA
- a CDS encoding SpoIIE family protein phosphatase, whose product MSKADAFRARYDAALRAYLAARDEDSLAVGHELGRIALQDRISVLDIVEHHFGLVYEAGRTAAVDDAGALEFLLQTLAPLDVATRGFLDGTRRYAEQRARAEGLADRDKFRTALVNSLQEGFFVADHEATVVEMNHALVEIVGYPAEGLPYRWPHPWLLDKETALQQRSVVRDSGGSHYETPIRHRDGHLVWVLVTINTVRGSGSGLDAYVGTVRDITAERAFAARESAVLRLATSVAVAKSVSELLSITLDECRAALDVRRVLVAEWPNGDGEPNVQAAGRPAQSWRQLHPWLRETFQQARQQLPLTAKPIEGPDRPGKAHGLVAVLSGSGDLALWLELGSPRWISAEDRLLVTVLIGHLSLAMQHVRQFETARETSLTLQRAMLPPIQPPPGFAVRYEPAVPPLEIGGDWYDVLPVGEHRIGIVVGDCVGRGLPAAAVMGQLRSSARALLINGAQPALLLEQLDLAASLIPNAYCTTVFVALLDTGSGAMEYSNAGHMPAVIVGPEPGATTVVADAASVPLAVRRDTPRPQGVRVLSAGSTLMVFTDGLVERKHESIDVGIARAAEVLAQTADLALDDVGEAVLRELAPAPGFDDDVAMVIYRHRQPPFRFETQAAADQLAGMRRRLGEWLEGAGVPESLGADIVLVASEACTNCVEHAYRGRGDGTMLVEADAVDREIRLRVIDSGSWKTPAANPGNSGRGLPLMRAISDSMEVNSTADGTVVAAGFRPPAPAQGH is encoded by the coding sequence ATGAGCAAAGCCGACGCCTTTCGCGCCCGCTACGACGCCGCGCTGCGTGCCTACCTGGCCGCCCGCGACGAGGACAGTCTGGCCGTGGGCCACGAACTCGGGCGGATCGCCCTGCAGGACCGGATCAGCGTGCTAGACATCGTCGAACACCACTTCGGCCTGGTCTATGAGGCGGGGCGAACCGCCGCCGTCGACGACGCCGGGGCCCTGGAGTTCCTGTTGCAGACGCTGGCGCCGCTGGACGTCGCGACCCGCGGATTCCTCGACGGCACCCGGCGCTACGCCGAACAACGGGCGCGCGCCGAAGGTCTCGCCGACCGCGACAAGTTCCGCACCGCCCTGGTGAACTCGCTGCAAGAGGGGTTCTTCGTCGCCGATCACGAGGCGACCGTGGTCGAGATGAACCACGCCCTGGTCGAGATCGTCGGGTACCCCGCCGAGGGCTTGCCCTACCGGTGGCCGCACCCCTGGCTGCTCGACAAGGAGACCGCCCTGCAACAACGTTCGGTGGTCCGCGACAGCGGCGGCAGCCACTACGAGACACCGATCCGGCACCGCGACGGCCACCTCGTCTGGGTCCTGGTGACCATCAACACGGTCCGCGGATCCGGCAGCGGCCTCGACGCCTACGTCGGCACGGTGCGCGACATCACCGCGGAACGGGCCTTCGCGGCCCGCGAGAGCGCGGTGCTGCGGCTGGCCACGTCGGTGGCCGTGGCCAAGAGCGTCTCGGAGCTGCTGTCGATCACCCTCGACGAATGCCGGGCGGCCCTCGACGTGCGCCGCGTGCTCGTCGCCGAATGGCCCAACGGAGACGGCGAACCGAACGTGCAGGCGGCGGGCCGGCCGGCCCAGTCCTGGCGCCAGCTCCATCCGTGGCTGCGCGAGACCTTCCAGCAGGCGCGTCAGCAGCTGCCGCTGACGGCCAAGCCGATCGAAGGTCCGGACCGCCCCGGCAAGGCCCACGGGCTGGTCGCGGTGCTGTCCGGCTCCGGGGATCTGGCACTGTGGCTCGAGCTGGGCTCCCCGCGCTGGATCAGCGCGGAGGACCGGCTGCTGGTCACGGTGCTCATCGGCCACCTCAGCCTGGCCATGCAGCATGTCCGCCAGTTCGAGACCGCCCGCGAGACGTCCCTGACCCTGCAGCGCGCCATGCTGCCCCCGATACAGCCGCCGCCCGGCTTCGCCGTGCGTTACGAACCGGCCGTCCCGCCGCTGGAGATCGGGGGCGACTGGTATGACGTGCTGCCCGTCGGCGAACATCGCATCGGCATCGTGGTCGGCGACTGCGTGGGCCGCGGGCTGCCGGCCGCCGCGGTCATGGGTCAGCTGCGCAGCTCGGCGCGCGCACTGCTGATCAACGGCGCCCAGCCGGCCCTCCTGCTCGAGCAGCTCGACCTGGCGGCGTCGCTGATCCCCAACGCTTATTGCACAACGGTTTTCGTCGCCCTCCTAGACACCGGGTCCGGGGCCATGGAGTACAGCAACGCCGGCCACATGCCCGCGGTGATCGTGGGCCCGGAACCGGGGGCGACGACCGTGGTGGCAGACGCCGCGTCGGTGCCGCTCGCGGTGCGCCGGGACACGCCCCGCCCGCAGGGCGTGCGGGTGCTGTCGGCCGGCTCGACGCTGATGGTGTTCACCGACGGCCTGGTCGAGCGCAAACACGAGTCGATAGACGTCGGGATCGCCCGCGCCGCAGAGGTTCTGGCACAGACGGCGGACCTGGCCCTGGACGACGTCGGCGAGGCGGTGCTTCGCGAGCTTGCCCCGGCGCCGGGATTTGACGACGATGTCGCCATGGTGATCTACCGGCACCGGCAACCACCGTTCCGATTCGAAACCCAGGCCGCCGCAGACCAATTGGCCGGTATGCGGCGCCGTCTCGGCGAGTGGCTCGAGGGTGCCGGGGTCCCGGAGTCGCTGGGTGCCGACATCGTGCTGGTCGCCAGCGAGGCGTGCACCAACTGCGTCGAGCACGCCTACCGCGGGCGCGGGGACGGGACGATGCTGGTCGAGGCCGACGCCGTCGACCGGGAAATCCGCCTGCGGGTCATCGATTCCGGCTCCTGGAAGACCCCGGCCGCCAACCCCGGAAACAGCGGGCGGGGGCTGCCGCTGATGCGCGCGATCAGCGACTCGATGGAGGTCAACAGCACGGCCGACGGGACCGTCGTCGCGGCCGGCTTCCGCCCGCCGGCGCCGGCACAGGGTCACTGA
- a CDS encoding CDGSH iron-sulfur domain-containing protein, with amino-acid sequence MSAARVQVVPGGPVLVSGPVRIEMPDGDVVESDRFMVAVCTCRRSEEYPLCDTSHRRCRRVAESPSRSACATTSGPAPTPP; translated from the coding sequence ATGAGCGCCGCCCGGGTACAGGTGGTGCCGGGCGGGCCGGTGCTGGTCTCGGGCCCGGTGCGCATCGAGATGCCCGACGGCGACGTCGTCGAGTCCGACCGGTTCATGGTGGCGGTCTGCACCTGTCGGCGCAGCGAGGAATATCCGTTGTGCGACACCAGCCATCGCCGGTGCCGCCGCGTCGCCGAATCCCCTAGTCGATCGGCCTGCGCAACGACGAGCGGCCCTGCTCCCACGCCGCCATGA